Proteins from a single region of Candidatus Korarchaeum sp.:
- a CDS encoding nucleotidyltransferase domain-containing protein, whose product MRAEQERRIKEPYLSLLRKLTSILLENLGENLISVVVYGSVARGEAREDSDIDLLIIARDLPKGRLKRQDLFIEFEKSLNIEEIEAKGYGIDFSPILMTPEEASRMRPLYLDMVEDAVILFDRDGFFSGVLEKLRKRLEELGAERVRLGKKWYWRLKRDYKFGEVIEI is encoded by the coding sequence ATGAGAGCTGAGCAAGAGCGGAGGATAAAGGAACCATATTTGAGCTTGCTCAGGAAACTTACTTCTATCCTGCTGGAAAATCTGGGAGAGAACCTGATATCTGTCGTTGTCTACGGTTCCGTGGCCAGGGGTGAGGCGAGGGAAGATAGCGATATAGACCTGCTGATAATAGCCAGAGATCTCCCGAAGGGAAGGTTAAAAAGGCAAGATCTCTTCATCGAATTCGAAAAAAGCCTGAATATAGAGGAGATTGAGGCTAAGGGGTATGGGATTGACTTCTCCCCCATCCTCATGACCCCTGAGGAGGCCTCGAGGATGAGGCCCCTCTATCTAGATATGGTTGAGGATGCCGTGATCCTCTTCGATAGGGACGGCTTCTTCTCGGGAGTACTCGAGAAATTGAGGAAAAGGCTTGAAGAACTGGGAGCTGAGAGAGTTAGGCTGGGGAAGAAGTGGTACTGGAGGTTAAAGAGGGATTATAAGTTCGGGGAGGTTATAGAGATTTGA